A single Paracoccus pantotrophus DNA region contains:
- a CDS encoding c-type cytochrome — MFDTMTVTKAAGALIGSLLFLLLMSWAASGIFHVGVSGHGAEGEEHAQAYTIPVEDAGGADDAAADEGPDFATVLASADAAAGEKVFGKCKACHKLDGNDGVGPHLNGVVGRAVAGVDGFNYSDPMKAHGGDWTPEALQEFLANPKTVIKGTKMSFAGLPKIEDRANLIAYLQGQQ, encoded by the coding sequence ATGTTCGATACCATGACCGTCACCAAGGCAGCCGGTGCGCTAATCGGCTCGCTTCTGTTCCTGCTGTTGATGAGCTGGGCGGCATCGGGCATCTTTCACGTCGGCGTCTCGGGCCATGGCGCCGAGGGCGAGGAACACGCCCAGGCATACACCATCCCGGTCGAGGATGCCGGCGGGGCCGACGACGCCGCGGCCGATGAAGGCCCGGATTTCGCCACCGTCCTGGCTTCGGCCGATGCGGCCGCGGGCGAGAAGGTGTTCGGCAAGTGCAAGGCCTGTCACAAGCTGGACGGCAACGATGGCGTCGGCCCGCATCTGAACGGCGTCGTCGGCCGCGCGGTCGCCGGCGTCGATGGCTTCAACTATTCCGACCCGATGAAGGCGCATGGCGGCGACTGGACGCCCGAGGCGCTGCAAGAGTTCCTCGCCAATCCCAAGACCGTGATCAAGGGCACCAAGATGTCCTTCGCCGGCCTGCCCAAGATCGAGGATCGCGCCAACCTGATCGCCTATCTGCAGGGCCAGCAGTAA
- a CDS encoding prephenate dehydratase, which yields MTDAPTQNVIAFQGEPGAYSHQACRFYRPQMEALPCRTFEDTIEAVRAGKAELAMLPVENSTYGRVADIHHLLPETGLHIIDEGFVRVRISLLAVPGTKLSQISEAMSHPVLLGQCRGFLRRHAIRSIVGADTAGSALEVARRAEPSLAALAAPLAGEIYGLEELASGIEDRQNNTTRFLVMARQPDFSRRTNAQGGTTMMTSFVFRVRNIPAALYKALGGFATNGVNMTKLESYMVDGVFTATQFYADIEGHPEDPHVARALEELDYFTSSLNILGVYPADPLRAAQSQAAA from the coding sequence ATGACCGACGCCCCCACCCAGAACGTGATCGCATTCCAGGGCGAACCCGGCGCCTACAGCCACCAGGCCTGCCGCTTCTATCGCCCGCAGATGGAGGCGCTGCCCTGCCGCACCTTCGAGGACACGATCGAGGCGGTGCGGGCCGGCAAGGCCGAGCTGGCGATGCTGCCGGTCGAGAACTCGACCTATGGCCGGGTGGCGGACATCCACCACCTGCTGCCCGAAACCGGGCTGCACATCATCGACGAGGGCTTCGTGCGGGTGCGCATCAGCCTGCTGGCGGTGCCCGGCACCAAGCTGTCGCAGATCAGCGAGGCAATGAGCCACCCGGTGCTGCTGGGTCAATGCCGCGGCTTCTTGCGCCGCCACGCCATCCGCAGCATCGTCGGCGCCGACACGGCCGGCTCGGCGCTGGAGGTCGCGCGCCGGGCCGAGCCGTCGCTGGCCGCGCTGGCCGCGCCGCTGGCGGGCGAGATCTACGGGCTCGAGGAACTCGCCTCGGGCATCGAGGACCGGCAGAACAACACCACCCGCTTCCTGGTCATGGCGCGCCAGCCCGATTTCAGCCGCCGCACCAATGCCCAGGGCGGCACGACGATGATGACCAGCTTCGTCTTCCGGGTGCGCAACATCCCGGCGGCGCTCTACAAGGCGCTTGGCGGCTTTGCCACCAACGGCGTCAACATGACCAAGCTGGAAAGCTACATGGTGGACGGCGTCTTCACCGCGACGCAGTTCTATGCCGACATCGAGGGCCATCCCGAGGATCCGCACGTCGCCCGCGCGCTGGAGGAACTGGACTATTTCACTTCCAGCCTGAACATCCTGGGCGTCTATCCGGCCGATCCGCTGCGCGCCGCGCAGTCGCAGGCGGCCGCGTGA
- a CDS encoding bifunctional 2',3'-cyclic-nucleotide 2'-phosphodiesterase/3'-nucleotidase: protein MHMLGYDYFADRPSGRLGLSRAAALIARARQTARNCLLFDNGDGLQGSPMGDYLAEMDDIGARQPHPAIAAMNALGYDAATIGNHDFSFGLGFLRRTLEGAEFPVVSTNLRPHHPLPVQAHALLTRQFHDDQGRTHALRIGVLGFLPPQTVEWERGLKAEIEVQDILLAARTGIAALREQGAELIVALAHSGIGALAPAPMMENAATALAALPGIDVVIAGHTHRVFPSADHPQGPGIDARRGTLAGKPAVMPGFWGSHLGVIDLRLEPLAQGWRIADFTCRAEPVGADEDHPAVTGPALSAHRQTLRHFRRRIGRTERPLSSYFSLIGEDPGLRLVAMAQRWHVRRALRGTRWQDLPILSAVAPFRAGGRGGPQHYTDVPAGRLTLRNIADLYLFPNRICAIRLTGAELCEWLERSASMFLRIEPGKPDQPLIDPEFPSYNFDIIDGLGWQIDLSRPPRYAPDGKLAHPDSHRICALTHRMRPVAPDQPFILVTNSYRLSDSGLFAPVAAGRPVLLDSSCPTREVLRRYVAQRRVLAPNPRAGWSFRPLPGTSVLFETGPAAAGHLDGLSTPVEPAGIAPDGFLRLRLHL, encoded by the coding sequence ATGCATATGCTGGGTTACGACTATTTCGCCGACCGCCCCTCGGGGCGGCTGGGGCTGTCGCGGGCAGCAGCCCTGATCGCCCGAGCACGCCAGACGGCACGCAATTGCCTGCTGTTCGACAATGGCGACGGGCTGCAAGGCAGCCCGATGGGCGACTACCTGGCCGAGATGGACGACATCGGCGCCCGCCAGCCGCATCCGGCCATCGCGGCGATGAACGCGCTCGGCTATGACGCGGCGACCATCGGCAACCACGATTTCAGCTTCGGCCTGGGCTTTCTGCGCCGCACGCTGGAGGGCGCCGAGTTTCCCGTCGTCTCGACCAACCTGCGCCCGCACCATCCCCTGCCGGTGCAGGCCCATGCCCTGCTGACGCGGCAGTTCCACGACGACCAGGGCCGGACGCATGCGCTGCGCATCGGCGTGCTGGGCTTTCTGCCGCCGCAGACCGTGGAATGGGAACGCGGGCTGAAGGCCGAGATCGAGGTTCAGGACATCCTGCTGGCCGCCCGCACCGGCATCGCGGCCCTGCGCGAACAGGGCGCGGAACTGATCGTGGCGCTGGCGCATAGCGGCATCGGCGCGCTCGCCCCGGCGCCGATGATGGAGAACGCGGCCACCGCGCTGGCCGCCCTGCCCGGCATCGACGTGGTGATCGCCGGCCATACGCATCGGGTGTTCCCCTCGGCCGACCACCCGCAGGGGCCGGGGATCGACGCCCGCCGCGGCACGCTGGCCGGCAAGCCCGCGGTCATGCCCGGTTTCTGGGGCTCGCATCTGGGGGTGATCGACCTGCGGCTGGAGCCGCTGGCCCAGGGCTGGCGCATCGCCGATTTCACCTGCCGCGCCGAGCCGGTCGGCGCCGACGAGGATCACCCCGCCGTCACCGGCCCGGCCCTGTCCGCCCATCGCCAGACCCTGCGGCATTTCCGCCGCCGGATCGGCCGCACCGAGCGGCCGCTGAGCAGCTATTTCTCGCTGATCGGCGAGGATCCCGGCCTGCGGCTGGTGGCCATGGCGCAACGCTGGCACGTGCGGCGCGCCCTGCGCGGCACGCGCTGGCAGGATCTGCCGATCCTGTCGGCGGTCGCACCGTTCCGCGCCGGCGGCCGCGGCGGGCCGCAGCATTACACCGACGTCCCGGCCGGGCGGCTGACGCTGCGCAACATCGCCGATCTCTATCTGTTTCCGAACCGGATCTGCGCCATCCGCCTGACCGGGGCCGAGCTGTGCGAATGGCTGGAACGCTCCGCCAGCATGTTCCTGCGCATCGAGCCGGGCAAGCCGGACCAGCCGCTGATCGACCCCGAGTTTCCCAGCTACAATTTCGACATCATCGACGGGCTGGGCTGGCAGATCGACCTGAGCCGCCCGCCGCGCTACGCGCCCGACGGAAAGCTGGCCCATCCCGATTCGCACCGCATCTGCGCTCTGACCCACCGCATGCGCCCGGTCGCGCCGGACCAGCCCTTCATCTTGGTGACGAACAGCTACCGGCTGTCGGACAGCGGGCTTTTCGCCCCGGTGGCGGCGGGACGGCCGGTGCTGCTGGACAGCTCCTGCCCCACCCGCGAGGTGCTGCGCCGCTACGTGGCGCAACGCCGGGTGCTGGCCCCCAACCCCCGCGCCGGCTGGAGCTTTCGCCCCCTGCCCGGCACCTCGGTCCTGTTCGAGACCGGGCCTGCGGCGGCGGGGCATCTCGACGGGCTTTCCACCCCGGTCGAGCCGGCCGGAATCGCCCCCGACGGCTTCCTGCGCCTGCGCCTGCACCTGTAG
- a CDS encoding patatin-like phospholipase family protein: MDVKRINLALQGGGAHGAFAWGVLDRLLDEPDIEIRGISGTSAGALNGAALAAGLSCGPGRRGREAARQNLAHIWSQVGQVSDNSVVRWLHSMFPVPRAWQRLTELFSPVAWMESLTRVFSPYDSGPFYTNPLAAILREMPHPRLGREEGPALFVTATNVRTGLVRVFGGAEVTVETVLASACLPELFRAVEIDDPLTGRREAYWDGGYSGNPALFPLYRGDLPRDIVIVNINPMLREAIPKTPAAIQDRVNEISFNAALLAELRAINFVKRLHAEERLTGRPMKNVLLHAIMDEDLMNSLSARTKLLPNPGLLQRMHDAGVEAAERFLDKDAANIGARDSYDLAQLFGRR, translated from the coding sequence ATGGACGTGAAGCGGATCAATCTGGCGCTGCAGGGCGGCGGTGCGCATGGCGCATTCGCCTGGGGCGTGCTGGACCGGTTGCTGGACGAGCCGGACATCGAGATCCGCGGCATCAGCGGCACCTCGGCCGGGGCGCTGAACGGGGCGGCCCTGGCGGCGGGCCTGTCCTGCGGGCCGGGCCGGCGCGGGCGCGAGGCGGCGCGGCAGAACCTGGCCCATATCTGGTCGCAGGTGGGGCAGGTCAGCGACAATTCGGTGGTGCGCTGGCTGCATTCCATGTTCCCGGTGCCGCGCGCCTGGCAGCGGCTGACCGAGCTTTTCTCGCCCGTGGCATGGATGGAATCGCTGACGCGAGTGTTCAGCCCCTATGATTCGGGGCCGTTCTATACCAACCCGCTGGCCGCCATCCTGCGCGAGATGCCGCATCCCCGGTTGGGGCGCGAGGAGGGGCCGGCGCTTTTCGTTACTGCGACCAATGTGCGCACCGGGCTGGTGCGGGTCTTTGGCGGGGCCGAGGTGACGGTCGAGACGGTGCTGGCCTCGGCCTGCCTGCCCGAGCTGTTCCGCGCCGTCGAGATCGACGATCCGCTGACCGGAAGGCGCGAGGCCTATTGGGACGGCGGCTATTCCGGCAACCCGGCGCTGTTCCCGCTGTATCGCGGCGACCTGCCGCGCGACATCGTCATCGTCAACATCAACCCGATGCTGCGCGAGGCGATCCCCAAGACCCCGGCCGCGATCCAGGACCGGGTGAATGAGATCAGCTTCAACGCGGCGCTTCTGGCCGAGCTGCGGGCGATCAATTTCGTCAAGCGGCTGCATGCCGAGGAGCGGCTGACCGGGCGGCCGATGAAGAACGTGCTGCTGCATGCGATCATGGACGAGGATCTGATGAACTCGCTGAGCGCCCGGACCAAGCTGCTGCCGAATCCCGGCCTGTTGCAGCGCATGCATGATGCCGGGGTCGAGGCCGCCGAGCGATTCCTGGACAAGGATGCGGCCAATATCGGCGCACGTGATTCCTATGACCTGGCGCAGCTTTTCGGCCGCCGATAG
- the prfB gene encoding peptide chain release factor 2, with amino-acid sequence MRAETQATIEAIRKSLKLLGQRMDWETAPHRLEELNAMIEAGDIWSDPARAQKLMRDRQMLSDAVETYRRIDTELKDNAELIELGEAEGDAEIVADAEGALKSLAELAAQKELEALLNGEADGNDTFLEINAGAGGTESADWASMLARMYVRWAEKKGYNVELLSETPGEEAGIRSAAYKISGPNAYGWLKSESGVHRLVRISPYDSAARRHTSFSSVWVYPVVDDNIEITIPDNEIRIDTYRSSGAGGQHVNTTDSAVRITHLPTGIVVTSSEKSQHQNRANAMAALKARLYQLELDKRNAAINAQHEAKGDAGWGNQIRSYVLHPYQMVKDLRTGHETSDTQGVLDGDLDAFMAATLALDVAGKSRAEAQAED; translated from the coding sequence ATGCGCGCCGAAACCCAAGCCACCATCGAGGCGATCCGCAAATCGCTGAAACTGCTCGGCCAGCGCATGGACTGGGAAACCGCGCCGCACCGGCTGGAAGAGCTGAACGCCATGATCGAGGCGGGCGACATCTGGTCCGACCCGGCCCGCGCCCAGAAATTGATGCGCGACCGGCAGATGCTGTCCGACGCGGTCGAGACCTATCGCCGCATCGACACCGAGCTCAAGGACAATGCCGAGCTGATCGAACTGGGCGAGGCCGAGGGCGATGCCGAGATCGTCGCCGATGCCGAGGGCGCGCTGAAGTCGCTGGCCGAACTCGCGGCGCAGAAGGAACTGGAGGCGCTGCTGAACGGCGAAGCCGACGGCAACGACACCTTCCTGGAGATCAATGCCGGCGCCGGCGGCACGGAAAGCGCCGACTGGGCCAGCATGCTCGCGCGCATGTATGTCCGCTGGGCCGAGAAGAAGGGCTATAATGTCGAGCTTCTGTCCGAGACGCCGGGCGAGGAGGCGGGCATCCGTTCCGCCGCCTACAAGATCTCGGGGCCGAACGCCTATGGCTGGCTGAAGTCGGAATCGGGCGTGCATCGGCTGGTGCGCATCTCGCCCTATGATTCGGCGGCGCGGCGGCATACCTCGTTTTCCTCGGTCTGGGTCTATCCGGTGGTGGATGACAATATCGAGATCACCATCCCCGACAATGAGATCAGGATCGACACCTATCGGTCGTCCGGCGCGGGGGGGCAGCACGTCAACACCACCGATTCGGCGGTGCGCATCACCCACTTGCCGACCGGCATCGTCGTGACCAGCTCGGAAAAATCGCAGCACCAGAACCGCGCCAACGCCATGGCGGCGCTGAAGGCGCGGCTGTATCAGCTGGAACTGGACAAGCGCAATGCCGCGATCAACGCCCAGCACGAGGCCAAGGGCGATGCCGGCTGGGGCAACCAGATCCGCTCATACGTGCTGCATCCCTATCAGATGGTGAAGGATCTGCGCACCGGGCACGAGACCTCGGACACGCAGGGCGTGCTGGACGGCGACCTGGATGCCTTCATGGCCGCGACGCTGGCGCTGGACGTGGCGGGCAAGAGCCGGGCCGAGGCGCAGGCCGAGGACTGA
- a CDS encoding penicillin-binding protein 1A has protein sequence MLRFLLSFIGAIFSWLVTAVFFIALTVGAVFWMYSRDLPSHEQLAQYAPKTISRIYSAEGRLIDEFAEERRIFVPIDEIPPLVKQAFISAEDKHFYSHHGFDPMGMGKAALDAISSGGRNLRGASTITQQVMKNFLLSSDRSIERKIKELILATRLESTLSKDQILELYLNEIFLGQNSFGVAAAAQSYFNKPLTELAPHEAATLAAMPKAPGRYHPVRAREALTERRDYVLREMWQNGYIDQATYEAEARQSLRSVQNGDFPAFQQQLPPRDYFTDEIRRQLSAQFGAEEFFGGGLAIRATVDPKLQQVAAHALQQALEKYDRGRGVWRGTRLTIPAEQLGDEQAWRAALSDAAVPRDIEGWFPAVVLALGESDATIGIEDQEGTATIPAKDVQWARKRRADGTLAPKAQVASDLLDVGDVVLVRRMTSDSDGSFIRWTLRQVPEVQGGFMAMDVNTGRVIAMQGGFSYQSSVFNRATQAQRQPGSSFKPFVYAAALDSGFNPATIVVDEPITVNTPQGLWTPKNASGKFYGPTPMRTGIEQSRNLMTIRIAQGIGMDTVAKYAEKFGVYDHLGHFLANSLGAQETTLFKMVAAYAMFANGGERVEPTLVDRVQDRRGRTIYRHDRRDCVTCGQPTLPAGAAPEIRSNRERVMDAITAYQLTSMLEGVVKRGSGRGVNLPVPVAGKTGTTNDAKDVWFIGFTSNIVAGCYLGYDQPRTLGANAYGGTLCVPVFNEFMQEAVKEFGGTAFKVPPGGHFVNIDRFSGAILGPDAKGDNVIAEYFRDGQDLTGLVLVDGGFGRADPGTLPLFTQGRDGGQAVTTSTGKKKVIPKKADFGTLSSGGLY, from the coding sequence TTGCTGCGCTTCCTGCTGTCTTTCATCGGTGCGATCTTTTCCTGGCTCGTGACCGCGGTCTTCTTCATCGCCCTGACGGTCGGGGCGGTGTTCTGGATGTATTCGCGCGACCTGCCCAGCCATGAACAATTGGCGCAATACGCGCCCAAGACCATCAGCCGGATCTATTCCGCCGAAGGGCGGCTGATCGACGAGTTCGCCGAGGAACGCCGCATCTTCGTGCCCATCGACGAGATCCCGCCGCTGGTGAAGCAGGCCTTCATCAGCGCCGAGGACAAGCATTTCTACAGCCATCACGGCTTCGACCCGATGGGCATGGGCAAGGCGGCGCTGGATGCGATCAGTTCGGGCGGGCGCAACCTGCGCGGCGCCTCGACCATCACCCAGCAGGTGATGAAGAACTTCCTGCTGTCCAGCGACCGCAGCATCGAGCGCAAGATCAAGGAGCTGATCCTGGCCACCCGGCTGGAATCGACGCTGAGCAAGGACCAGATCCTTGAGCTTTACCTCAACGAGATCTTCCTGGGCCAGAACAGCTTCGGCGTGGCCGCGGCGGCGCAAAGCTATTTCAACAAGCCGCTGACCGAACTCGCGCCGCATGAGGCGGCGACGCTGGCCGCCATGCCCAAGGCGCCGGGCCGCTATCACCCGGTCCGCGCCAGAGAGGCGCTGACCGAGCGGCGCGACTATGTGCTGCGCGAGATGTGGCAGAACGGCTATATCGACCAGGCCACCTACGAGGCCGAGGCCAGGCAGTCGCTGCGTTCGGTGCAGAACGGCGATTTCCCCGCCTTCCAGCAGCAATTGCCGCCGCGCGACTATTTCACCGACGAGATCCGCCGCCAGCTTTCGGCGCAATTCGGCGCCGAGGAGTTCTTCGGCGGCGGGCTGGCGATCCGGGCGACGGTCGATCCCAAGCTGCAACAGGTCGCCGCGCATGCGCTGCAGCAGGCGCTGGAGAAATACGACCGCGGTCGCGGCGTCTGGCGCGGCACCCGGCTTACGATCCCGGCCGAGCAGCTGGGCGACGAGCAGGCATGGCGCGCCGCGCTCTCCGATGCCGCCGTGCCGCGCGACATCGAGGGCTGGTTCCCGGCCGTGGTGCTGGCGCTGGGAGAGAGCGACGCCACCATCGGCATCGAGGACCAGGAAGGTACGGCGACAATCCCGGCCAAGGACGTGCAATGGGCCAGGAAGCGGCGCGCCGACGGCACGCTGGCGCCCAAGGCCCAGGTGGCCTCGGACCTGCTGGATGTGGGCGACGTGGTGCTGGTGCGTCGCATGACCAGCGACAGCGACGGCAGCTTCATCCGCTGGACCCTGCGCCAGGTGCCCGAGGTGCAGGGCGGCTTCATGGCCATGGACGTGAACACCGGCCGGGTCATCGCCATGCAGGGCGGCTTTTCCTATCAAAGCTCGGTCTTCAACCGCGCCACCCAGGCGCAGCGCCAGCCGGGCTCCAGCTTCAAGCCCTTCGTCTATGCGGCGGCACTGGATTCGGGCTTCAACCCGGCGACCATCGTGGTTGACGAGCCGATCACCGTGAACACGCCGCAGGGGCTGTGGACGCCCAAGAACGCCAGCGGCAAGTTCTACGGCCCGACACCGATGCGCACCGGGATCGAGCAGTCCCGCAACCTGATGACCATCCGCATCGCCCAGGGCATCGGCATGGATACGGTGGCGAAATATGCCGAGAAATTCGGCGTCTACGACCATCTCGGCCATTTCCTGGCGAACAGCCTCGGCGCACAGGAAACGACGCTGTTCAAGATGGTCGCCGCCTATGCCATGTTCGCCAATGGCGGCGAGCGGGTGGAACCCACGCTGGTCGACCGCGTGCAGGACCGCCGCGGCCGCACCATCTATCGCCACGACCGCCGCGACTGCGTGACCTGCGGCCAGCCGACCCTGCCCGCCGGCGCCGCGCCCGAGATCCGTTCGAACCGCGAGCGGGTGATGGACGCGATCACCGCCTATCAGCTGACCTCGATGCTTGAGGGCGTGGTGAAACGCGGCTCGGGGCGCGGGGTGAACCTGCCGGTGCCGGTCGCCGGCAAGACCGGCACAACCAACGATGCCAAGGACGTGTGGTTCATCGGCTTTACCTCGAACATCGTTGCCGGCTGCTACCTGGGCTATGACCAGCCGCGCACGCTGGGCGCCAACGCCTATGGCGGAACGCTTTGCGTGCCGGTCTTCAACGAGTTCATGCAGGAGGCGGTCAAGGAATTCGGCGGCACCGCCTTCAAGGTTCCGCCGGGCGGGCATTTCGTCAATATCGACCGCTTCAGCGGCGCGATCCTGGGCCCGGATGCCAAGGGCGACAACGTCATCGCCGAATATTTCCGCGACGGCCAGGATCTGACCGGGCTGGTGCTGGTCGACGGTGGCTTCGGCCGCGCCGATCCGGGCACCTTGCCGCTGTTCACCCAGGGCCGCGACGGCGGCCAGGCGGTGACGACCTCGACCGGCAAGAAGAAGGTGATCCCGAAAAAGGCCGATTTCGGCACCCTGTCCTCGGGCGGGCTGTATTGA
- a CDS encoding N-acetylmuramoyl-L-alanine amidase, which yields MRWLWALLLVWLALPALADDGARPAPATVDLAQSSLMAEGRDRGKPRPMELRLTISRPVPYRVYFLDGPPRLVVDFREIDFSGADADAMPGRELVPALRWGRFRAGWSRLVMELPGPYALRLAVQGPAEGGAKGALVRLRMEPVKPEDFATRGNALSALWDLPQPAAVASLPPRRAGTRPLRVALDPGHGGHDPGAQVGAISEAALMLGFARELTEILTAAGFEVIATRKDDSFIPLEQRMTIARAERADLFISLHADALPAGEAAGLSIYVWNPQADDRATRELAMRHDRADLLAGLDLSGTDDQVADVLMDLARTETHPRSEAFAKFAVSELNRAGIAMHRRPVRGAAFSVLKSPDIPSVLVELGFLTDPGDRANLFDPEWRAQTAQALAQAIGLWAQDDAARAALLRK from the coding sequence ATGAGATGGCTCTGGGCCTTGTTGCTGGTCTGGCTGGCGCTGCCTGCGCTGGCCGATGACGGCGCGCGCCCGGCACCTGCGACGGTCGATCTGGCGCAATCCTCTCTGATGGCCGAGGGGCGCGACCGCGGCAAGCCGCGGCCGATGGAACTGCGGCTGACGATCAGCCGGCCGGTGCCCTACCGGGTCTATTTCCTCGACGGGCCGCCGCGGCTGGTGGTGGATTTCCGCGAGATCGATTTTTCCGGCGCCGATGCCGACGCAATGCCTGGCCGCGAACTGGTGCCGGCGCTGCGCTGGGGCCGCTTTCGTGCCGGCTGGTCGCGGCTGGTGATGGAGCTGCCCGGACCCTATGCCCTGCGGCTGGCGGTGCAAGGTCCGGCCGAGGGCGGTGCCAAGGGGGCGCTGGTCAGGCTGCGCATGGAGCCGGTCAAGCCCGAGGATTTCGCCACCCGCGGCAATGCGCTTTCGGCGCTGTGGGACTTGCCGCAGCCGGCGGCCGTGGCCTCGTTGCCGCCGCGACGCGCGGGCACGCGGCCCCTGCGCGTGGCGCTGGATCCCGGCCATGGCGGCCACGACCCCGGCGCCCAGGTCGGCGCGATCAGCGAGGCGGCGCTGATGCTGGGCTTTGCCCGCGAGTTGACCGAGATCCTGACCGCCGCCGGTTTCGAGGTCATCGCCACCCGCAAGGACGACAGCTTCATTCCGCTGGAACAGCGCATGACCATTGCCCGCGCCGAGCGGGCGGACCTGTTCATCTCGCTGCATGCCGATGCGTTGCCGGCGGGCGAGGCGGCGGGGCTGTCGATCTATGTCTGGAATCCGCAGGCCGACGACCGCGCCACGCGCGAACTGGCGATGCGCCACGACCGGGCCGACCTGCTGGCCGGGCTGGACCTGTCGGGGACCGACGACCAGGTCGCCGACGTGCTGATGGACCTGGCGCGGACCGAGACGCATCCGCGCTCGGAAGCCTTTGCCAAATTCGCAGTCTCCGAACTGAACCGGGCGGGCATCGCCATGCATCGCCGGCCGGTGCGCGGCGCGGCATTTTCGGTGCTGAAATCGCCCGACATCCCCTCGGTGCTGGTCGAGCTGGGCTTCCTGACCGATCCGGGCGACCGCGCCAACCTGTTCGACCCCGAATGGCGCGCGCAGACCGCCCAGGCGCTGGCGCAGGCCATCGGGCTTTGGGCGCAGGACGATGCCGCCCGCGCCGCCCTGCTGCGCAAGTAG